The genomic segment GGCGAGGGAAGCACGGTAAGGTTCGTCCTGGCGCTGGACCCGGACCGGCTCCGCATCGAACTACACGACAAGAGCCCGGTACTTCCCGTGTCCCGGAGAGCGGACTGCGACAGCGAGTGCGGGCGCGGGCTGCACTTGGTTGCGGTCATGGCCGCGGACTCGGGCGCGAATCCGACAGCAGAGGGCAAGGTGGTCTGGTGCGAGCTGCAAGCCGCGGGCGCCCGGACGCCGGTGGGTGACGGACCGGCCGCCGCCGGGAGCTGTGGTGCTACCCCTGCTCGTCGGTCAGTCTGACGGGTGTCTGTATACAGGCCCGCAACTCGTCCGGTGTGCGCCATGATTCTCCGGAATGATTTCTATGGCACATGCGGTGGCAGTTGGAGCACAGGAGGGCGAGGTCATCCAGTCGCGTCTCGCGAGGACCGGCCACGTACAGGGGCAGCGTGTGGTGAACCTCGATGTACTCGTGTCCGAGCTCCCCGTAGAAGCGCTCGAAATCGAAGGTGCAGACCTCGCAGCGCAATGGGCTGCCGTGGGCGCGTACGTCCTGGATCTTGCGGCGGCGCAGCTTCGGGCTCCGCTCGCGGGCTATGGCCCAGCGCATGAGAAGGCGGCCTTCCATAGCCGTGGTTGTTCCGTCGTCTGCGACCTCGTCGGGCTGCTCAGGAATCTGCGTGAGCTCTCCCGTAGCGATGCCAGCAGCGATTGCGGACGCCGCCTTCCTCATCCTGGCCGGGTCGGAGATGAAGGCGTCGATCACCGCAAGGTCCAGCTTCCCCCCTTTCGTTCTTTTCCCTGCATAGTCCGAGCGGTTCGTGGCGAGATCGGTGGTCTTGCGGCTCACGCTGCCCACCGAGCGGAAGCTGGGGATCTCCTCGGCGGCTGTCCCGTGCAGAGGCAGTCGACGCAGGAGTTGGGAGAGCTCTTGGACGCGGCGGTCGTTCTCGCGCAACTCCCGCCAGCCGTTGTCGACGACCAGCGTGCAGGCCAAGACCAACTCGTCGTATGTCCAGGCAGGGCTTCTCCGCGGCATGATCGCTATCGTATGTACGTTCGGCGGACCGTTTCCAGTGTCCGTCTTGGGGCGCCTCGGAGTGTTCTCCGGCGGTGTCGCACACTTGGTTGTTCCAGATCGGAAGTTCCGTCACTGTCTGCGAGGTGACGGCTGCAAGGAGTTGTCGTGGTCGGTGGGCGGAAGGGTGTCGTGGACCAGTCGGAGCACCAGTTCCCCTCTGTGGAGGTGTGCGCCGGCGCCGGAGGCCAGGCCGTGGGTCTGCACGGAGCTGGATTCAGGCACCGGGCACTGGTCGAGTTGGATGCCGATGCCTGCGCGACTTTGCGGAAAAATGTTCTGGCCAACCCTGAGTGGGATGGGTGCGAGGTTCTTCAGAGAGACTTGAAGTCATTCGAGCCGGCAGACCTGGGTTGCGTACCGGAAGAGCTCGCCCTGCTCTCCGGCGGAGTTCCGTGTCCTCCCTTCTCGTCGGCCGGTAAGCGGCTGGGGAGAGAGGATGACCGGGATCTATTTCCGGTCATGCTCAAGTGGATTGACCATTTGCGTCCGCGGGCAGTGATGATCGAGAATGTGAAAAACCTGATGGAAAGAAAGTTTGACGACTATCGCGAGGAAATCGCCGAAGATATTCAGTGGTTCGGCTACAAGGTGTATGGTTGGAATATCCTGAAGGCCTCTGATTTCGGGGTCCCTCAATATCGCCCAAGGGCAATCTTTGTGGCCATTAGGAAAGACGTCCGTGCGGAATTTCACTGGCCTGACCCGGCCGGCTACGCAAGCCTCAGCGTCGCGGATGCACTTGTCAGCAGTATGTACAGGAGATTCAGAGACAGCGGTGAACCGGGGTGGAATGACGGGTACGAGCGATGGCTCGGTAAGGCTGAGTCCGGAAAGGCAGCGCCGACCTTGGTCGGGGGGTCCAAGAAGCACGGTGGAGCGGATCTCGGGCCGACCCGGGCCAAGTGGGCATGGCGGCAGCTCGGAGTCGATGGAACCGGCGTCGCTGAGGAGCCGGGGGACCTCAAACACCCTGAGCGTGATCTTTATGGCCCTCTAGGCCCCAAGCTGACAGTAAGCCAAGCAGCCATTTTGCAGGGATTCCCCGAGGGTTGGAAATTCTCTGGTCGGAAAACTGCGGCTTACCGGCAGGTGGGTAATGCGTTTCCGCCGCCAGTGGCACAGGCTGTCGGAGAGAGCATCATGGCCACGCTTCGCGCCTCCGATGCCGCGTCGGCCGGGCAGGAGAAGGCCCGCGCGCTAGTCGAGCCTCGCGTGGCGCCGCGACGTGACCGCCGAGATGATTTTTGCGGCACAGTCGTCAGCTGACTCGTGCTCCCAGAAACGCAGAACAAGCCATCCGTTTTCCGCGAGGCGTTCATCGGTATCGCGGTCCCTGTCGCGGTTCCGGGCTACCTTTGATGACCAGTAACCGGGATTTGTTTTCGGTGGAACATAGTGCTGAGGGCAGCCGTGCCAGTAGCA from the Streptomyces xinghaiensis S187 genome contains:
- a CDS encoding very short patch repair endonuclease, which gives rise to MPPEGSWASSAANRRNMQAIRNRDTKPEQTIRRLVHAQGLRYRVCARPLPELRRTADMVFRPAKVAVFVDGCYWHGCPQHYVPPKTNPGYWSSKVARNRDRDRDTDERLAENGWLVLRFWEHESADDCAAKIISAVTSRRHARLD
- a CDS encoding HNH endonuclease; its protein translation is MACTLVVDNGWRELRENDRRVQELSQLLRRLPLHGTAAEEIPSFRSVGSVSRKTTDLATNRSDYAGKRTKGGKLDLAVIDAFISDPARMRKAASAIAAGIATGELTQIPEQPDEVADDGTTTAMEGRLLMRWAIARERSPKLRRRKIQDVRAHGSPLRCEVCTFDFERFYGELGHEYIEVHHTLPLYVAGPRETRLDDLALLCSNCHRMCHRNHSGESWRTPDELRACIQTPVRLTDEQG
- a CDS encoding DNA cytosine methyltransferase; this translates as MGLHGAGFRHRALVELDADACATLRKNVLANPEWDGCEVLQRDLKSFEPADLGCVPEELALLSGGVPCPPFSSAGKRLGREDDRDLFPVMLKWIDHLRPRAVMIENVKNLMERKFDDYREEIAEDIQWFGYKVYGWNILKASDFGVPQYRPRAIFVAIRKDVRAEFHWPDPAGYASLSVADALVSSMYRRFRDSGEPGWNDGYERWLGKAESGKAAPTLVGGSKKHGGADLGPTRAKWAWRQLGVDGTGVAEEPGDLKHPERDLYGPLGPKLTVSQAAILQGFPEGWKFSGRKTAAYRQVGNAFPPPVAQAVGESIMATLRASDAASAGQEKARALVEPRVAPRRDRRDDFCGTVVS
- a CDS encoding ATP-binding protein, with product MTEPRLSRSGTRSVLTFAAEAVQLRDLRAAVKVQLAQWQVPTLAAEAQLVVTELVTNVVKHVGEGSTVRFVLALDPDRLRIELHDKSPVLPVSRRADCDSECGRGLHLVAVMAADSGANPTAEGKVVWCELQAAGARTPVGDGPAAAGSCGATPARRSV